The segment GGCGGCATAGCTCCCGAGCTTGTTCCACGACTCCGCTCCCGTCAAATCCCGCTGGATCCTTCGCAGGAAGGGATAGGTGGGGACGGTGTTGCGGGCGATGTCCTCCTCCCAAAGCGAGACGAAGCCCGTCTCGCGGCCGAGGCGCCGGTAGTCTTTCAACGTGTGGTCCATCCGGCAGGTGCCGAAGAGGGGCGCGAGCATCCGTCGCGCAAACCGCGAGGCGCTGAACGGCCGAAAGTAACCCTTCGGGACGAAATCGGAGAGGGCCAGGATCCCGCCGGGCTTGAGCACCCGACGGGCCTCGCGAAAGAAGGCCTCGCGACTCGGAAAGTGAAAGATGCACTCCACCGCGAGGACGGCGTCGAAGGCGGCGTCGGGGAAGGGCATCGCGCAGGCGTCGCCCTCCTCCAGCTGAATGCGGTTTCCCGCCCGCGGGACGAGCTTGCCGCGGGCGCGCTCGAGCTGGCGCCGGTCGATATTGAGGCCGACCAGCTCCATGCCTTGGAAGTTTTCGTTGAGGCTGGCGATCGTCCCGCCGAAGCCGCAGCCCGCGTCGAGGACGCTCATTCCGTCCTTCAGCAAGGCGGCCCGCCACACCCGCTGCGAAAGCGCCTCCGCCGCCGCGGCGAAGTCCCGCGCGCTCAGGTCGGCCCTGCGGGGGTCCGCCCAATAGCCCCAGTGGACGTGGCGACCGAAGGCCAGGTCGAGGTCGGGATGGCCACGGTCGAGGCGCTCGAGGAGGAGGTCGAAATAGGGCAAAGAGCCGGGCCCGCGAAAAATCGTGGACACCGGACGCGGATCGCTTATCATGCCTGCCGAATAGCATTGCTCCGGGTTCAGGAAAAGAAGGGAAAATATGAAACCGACTTCTTTCCGCGCGCTGTGGCTGTTAACCCTATTGTTTTTCACCGCCTCTCCCGCCGGGGCCACCATCCTCGGCACCGTCCGTCTTGACCCCAATCCCTTGTTCTTTCCCGACACCCGGGTCGGCGACACCTCCGCTCCCGCAACGGTGACCGTCACCAAGGAGGCCTCCTTTTCCCTGCCGGTCTTCGTCTTCGGGTCGCTGCTCAGCAATCCCTTTCGCTTCTCGATCACCGACGACCGCTGTGAGGGGAGGCTGCTCTTCAATAACGAAAGCTGCGGGATCGATTCCGATTTCAGCCCCAACCGCGAGGGCTTCTTCCACTCCCACTTGGTCGTCATCGACACCAGTCGGCAGATCCTCAACTTCGGCTCGCTGATCGGCCAGGGCGTCCTGCCCGAGGTGAAGCTCTCGGACAACAACGTGCAATTCGGCGACCAGCCGGTCGGCAGCAGCAGCGCGCCTAACACGGTGACCGTAACCAATATCGGCACCGGGAACCTGAGCGTCAGCGATATCTCCCTCTCCGGGGA is part of the Deltaproteobacteria bacterium PRO3 genome and harbors:
- a CDS encoding class I SAM-dependent methyltransferase; protein product: MISDPRPVSTIFRGPGSLPYFDLLLERLDRGHPDLDLAFGRHVHWGYWADPRRADLSARDFAAAAEALSQRVWRAALLKDGMSVLDAGCGFGGTIASLNENFQGMELVGLNIDRRQLERARGKLVPRAGNRIQLEEGDACAMPFPDAAFDAVLAVECIFHFPSREAFFREARRVLKPGGILALSDFVPKGYFRPFSASRFARRMLAPLFGTCRMDHTLKDYRRLGRETGFVSLWEEDIARNTVPTYPFLRRIQRDLTGAESWNKLGSYAAQWVSRFNWLRYMILAFHKLD